The Sediminispirochaeta smaragdinae DSM 11293 genome has a segment encoding these proteins:
- a CDS encoding glycosyltransferase family 2 protein: MEDDLVSIITPLYNAEEFIAATARSVLAQSYEAYEWIVVDDGSGDDSVASLQKAVGDNEKVKIIKLPANKGPIAARNAGFEAARGRFIAFIDADDLWLPEKLELQVAAMKRSGAPLSCTGYKKITREGSLTTGITIPIPEYGSYRRLLHSDHICASSAMFDRSITGDIRQSHQAPVGRDDYHFFLSIVKAHGFVYGLKRDLVRFRVFSESLTGNKWKSAGLQWQLYRRTYGFSIFSSMEKFCVYAVKGFAKYLL, encoded by the coding sequence ATGGAAGATGATCTGGTGTCGATTATCACCCCCCTCTACAATGCGGAGGAATTCATTGCGGCAACGGCGCGGTCTGTCCTTGCCCAAAGCTACGAAGCATATGAATGGATCGTGGTGGATGATGGGTCCGGGGACGACTCTGTTGCTAGCTTGCAGAAGGCCGTCGGTGATAACGAAAAGGTGAAGATCATCAAACTTCCTGCCAACAAAGGGCCCATCGCGGCCCGCAATGCTGGTTTTGAGGCTGCCAGAGGCCGTTTTATCGCCTTCATCGATGCGGACGATCTATGGCTTCCCGAAAAGCTGGAGCTTCAGGTCGCCGCCATGAAAAGAAGCGGGGCGCCTTTGTCCTGCACCGGATATAAGAAGATTACCCGGGAAGGCTCCCTTACCACCGGTATCACCATTCCGATTCCCGAATACGGCTCTTATCGACGGCTGCTGCATTCCGATCACATTTGTGCCTCTTCTGCCATGTTCGATCGTTCCATTACCGGCGATATCAGGCAGTCCCACCAGGCACCGGTGGGGCGGGACGACTACCACTTTTTTCTGAGCATTGTGAAAGCCCACGGTTTTGTCTACGGCCTGAAGCGTGATCTGGTTCGTTTTCGGGTCTTTTCGGAATCTCTTACCGGGAACAAGTGGAAATCGGCGGGGCTTCAGTGGCAGCTCTATCGAAGGACCTACGGTTTTTCGATTTTCTCCTCGATGGAAAAATTCTGTGTTTATGCAGTAAAAGGATTTGCCAAGTACCTGTTATGA
- a CDS encoding ABC transporter permease, which produces MRFFHAIALSARYLFGHFRKYLFLFIALSFGFAFITVITSLSAGMRDAVFQAAQLHYGGDLFVLGFDRSPEIMIHVKDGKAVDEAIAISQLNPQAVLYRTNCFETAALYFNGKAVRQKNVFGVDWDAEASLFDAVDMSRGEDEEVNLDGGDTIIISAPVAKLLGAKIGDTVLLQVDTLTGQKNSADLRIAGIISDASLFGYYRSFMDRRALNALLGMDSDEYSSAGLLFSDLKGIDEKAARLHNSISSLLQSAPYMADRDDFSYQLSRSWDGVRYFVLSLPVYVSQVTELLFALQGGSYILFAMMLLIVFTSSVLTYRLILHERRMEFATMQAMGLGEGSLFAVLFFEGAILTLLSTLCGFLFSHVILFILSRFSYDAIPGFEIFLRNGRLSAEFSPATIAANVGIVLSAVVLALLGPALKSLRADLAQVLAGGE; this is translated from the coding sequence GTGAGATTCTTTCATGCCATCGCTCTTTCGGCCCGCTACCTTTTCGGCCATTTTCGTAAGTACCTCTTTCTCTTCATTGCCCTAAGCTTCGGTTTTGCCTTTATCACCGTCATTACCTCCCTCTCCGCAGGCATGCGCGATGCCGTTTTCCAGGCCGCTCAGCTGCACTACGGCGGCGATCTCTTTGTCCTTGGCTTCGATCGCTCCCCCGAAATAATGATCCACGTGAAAGATGGTAAGGCGGTGGATGAGGCAATTGCTATATCTCAGCTAAATCCCCAAGCCGTTCTTTACCGCACCAACTGCTTTGAGACAGCCGCCCTTTATTTCAATGGGAAAGCGGTTAGGCAGAAAAATGTCTTTGGTGTCGACTGGGATGCCGAAGCATCGCTTTTCGATGCGGTGGATATGAGCCGCGGTGAGGATGAGGAGGTCAATCTTGATGGTGGTGATACCATCATCATTTCCGCACCCGTTGCCAAGCTGCTTGGGGCAAAGATCGGTGATACGGTGCTGCTTCAGGTCGATACGTTGACCGGACAAAAAAACAGCGCCGATCTTCGAATCGCGGGCATTATCAGCGATGCCTCGCTTTTCGGCTATTACCGAAGCTTCATGGACCGGCGGGCCCTTAACGCGCTTTTGGGAATGGATTCTGACGAATACTCCTCCGCCGGTCTCCTTTTTTCCGATTTGAAGGGGATTGATGAGAAGGCCGCACGGCTGCATAACTCCATCTCAAGCCTGTTGCAGTCGGCCCCCTACATGGCGGACCGGGATGATTTTTCCTATCAGCTGAGCCGGAGCTGGGATGGGGTTCGCTATTTTGTCCTATCCCTGCCGGTCTATGTCTCCCAGGTGACAGAGCTGCTGTTTGCTCTGCAGGGCGGCTCGTACATCCTCTTTGCCATGATGCTCCTGATCGTGTTTACCAGCAGCGTGCTTACCTATCGCCTTATCTTACATGAACGGCGAATGGAGTTTGCAACCATGCAGGCGATGGGCTTAGGGGAGGGGAGTCTCTTTGCCGTTCTTTTCTTCGAAGGGGCCATTCTTACCCTATTAAGTACCCTCTGCGGCTTCCTCTTTTCTCATGTCATACTGTTCATTCTTTCCCGTTTTTCCTATGATGCCATACCCGGCTTTGAGATCTTTTTGCGAAACGGCAGGCTCAGCGCCGAATTCTCTCCTGCCACCATTGCTGCCAATGTCGGGATTGTGCTTTCCGCCGTGGTGCTTGCCCTGTTGGGACCGGCGCTGAAGAGTCTTCGGGCCGATCTTGCCCAAGTCCTTGCCGGAGGTGAATGA
- a CDS encoding ABC transporter permease, translating into MKGLPLNTIQGKDFLKNLTANYSHWLSFIILLIVAIVVSPSFLAWNNIANLFVQGAVIGICAMGMSLVISAGMIDLSVGSIVALISGFGVSVLNNTHSIVLTLLFCIGSGVILGLVNGLLVTKGRIAPFIVTLATMSAWRSVINQMGQGGPFTVDNQMYAPFRNIAAGRFFGIPHLMIFFIIISFITAMLMSKTKFGTYVYAVGSNQQAARLSGINVDRIKMFIFTYAGTLYGLSAFLLASRLTSIQAASAGSGYEMDAIAAVAIGGTSMEGGKGKIIGTFLGVLMLRIINTVLIMANVPPFLNGLVTGIIIIVAVLAQSTKKGR; encoded by the coding sequence GTGAAAGGTTTACCGTTGAACACAATTCAGGGAAAAGATTTCCTGAAAAATCTGACAGCAAACTACAGTCACTGGCTGAGTTTCATTATTTTGTTGATCGTTGCCATTGTTGTCAGCCCTTCCTTTCTTGCCTGGAACAATATCGCCAACCTGTTTGTTCAGGGCGCGGTAATCGGTATATGTGCAATGGGCATGAGCCTTGTTATCTCGGCAGGGATGATAGACCTTTCTGTTGGGTCGATAGTCGCTTTGATCAGTGGCTTCGGCGTTTCGGTTCTGAATAATACGCATAGCATTGTTCTGACGTTGCTCTTTTGCATAGGATCGGGAGTCATTCTCGGTTTAGTGAACGGCCTCTTGGTAACCAAAGGCAGAATTGCTCCGTTTATCGTAACCCTGGCAACCATGTCGGCCTGGCGATCGGTTATCAATCAGATGGGGCAGGGTGGGCCCTTTACGGTAGACAATCAGATGTACGCTCCCTTTCGGAATATTGCAGCCGGTCGTTTCTTTGGAATTCCGCATCTCATGATTTTCTTCATCATCATTTCTTTCATCACCGCAATGCTCATGTCGAAGACAAAATTCGGGACCTATGTGTATGCGGTGGGCTCTAACCAGCAGGCCGCACGGTTATCCGGTATCAATGTCGACAGAATCAAGATGTTTATATTCACCTATGCCGGAACACTGTACGGCCTGTCCGCTTTTTTACTGGCCAGCCGTTTAACATCCATCCAGGCGGCAAGCGCCGGTTCAGGGTATGAAATGGATGCTATTGCCGCGGTAGCCATCGGAGGAACCTCCATGGAGGGGGGGAAAGGTAAGATCATCGGTACCTTCCTGGGAGTTCTCATGCTTAGAATCATAAACACCGTTTTGATCATGGCCAATGTGCCTCCGTTCCTCAACGGTCTGGTAACCGGAATCATTATCATTGTGGCTGTTTTGGCACAGAGCACGAAGAAAGGAAGATAG
- a CDS encoding outer membrane lipoprotein-sorting protein yields the protein MMRRYMFLLIFTMAAVSAAFPLFAVDYQALLKKADSLVSFPESDFSARYTIVRDVPGEGRDTTECVIFRRDAEEKYVILISEPEINRGQGYLKQGDTLWFYDPDSRKFNSTSSKSRFQNSNARNSDFTRSTLAEDYRALRGERTKLGRFDCWLLRLEATNDQVTYPIMNIWISDDGLVRKTEDYSLSGTLLRTTAIPSYQSLGTKHIPGYMLIVENLEGAMVNGSFVNEKTQITITQPTLKEQPNSIYSKNFLERMSRE from the coding sequence ATGATGCGCAGATATATGTTTCTTTTGATTTTTACTATGGCGGCCGTCTCCGCTGCCTTCCCCCTCTTTGCCGTCGATTATCAAGCCTTGCTGAAAAAGGCCGATTCCCTCGTATCCTTTCCCGAGAGTGATTTTTCGGCCCGATATACCATCGTTCGTGATGTTCCTGGTGAGGGGCGCGATACCACCGAATGCGTTATCTTCAGGCGTGACGCGGAGGAGAAATATGTGATCCTGATCTCCGAGCCTGAGATCAACCGGGGCCAGGGCTATCTGAAACAGGGGGATACCCTCTGGTTCTATGATCCCGACAGCCGCAAATTCAACTCGACCAGTTCGAAAAGCCGCTTTCAAAACAGCAATGCCCGGAATTCCGATTTTACCCGTTCGACCCTTGCCGAAGATTACCGTGCCCTTCGCGGAGAGCGGACCAAGCTTGGGCGCTTCGATTGCTGGCTCTTGCGCCTGGAGGCTACCAACGATCAGGTAACCTATCCCATCATGAACATATGGATCAGCGACGACGGGCTTGTGCGCAAAACCGAGGATTACAGCCTATCGGGTACGCTGCTTCGAACTACCGCCATTCCCTCCTACCAAAGCCTCGGAACAAAACACATCCCCGGCTACATGCTTATCGTCGAGAATCTCGAGGGGGCGATGGTAAACGGCTCCTTTGTCAATGAGAAAACACAGATTACTATTACCCAGCCGACACTCAAAGAGCAGCCCAATTCCATTTATTCGAAGAATTTTCTCGAGCGCATGTCGCGTGAATGA
- a CDS encoding Gfo/Idh/MocA family protein: MNIGIVGAGAMAAYHVKGFKRAGASVLAVADFNKEKAESFGREFGIKKTCKTLEEMLQTFPELDAVSIATPNKFHASLAIEALEKGKHVYCEKPPARNAKELQGMIHAAENAKKILMFGFNNRARPEAQAMATYIREGVTGRINSAQATWIRRAGIPGFGGWFTDKELAGGGAVIDLLHMIDLALYFMGHPEPRQVLAVTFNDFMGNPHFKGPWGVADGTGKMNVETACHAMVTFQDGRCLLIRNSWAEMNEREEVSVTFQGAKAGGVVEGLFGRDGYDETIMYRNCLFTEEFGRQVNREIITERDETMGRIANAENFVQGITGEADVLNTPSEALVLMRIIDAIYESARTSRCISL; encoded by the coding sequence ATGAATATTGGTATTGTGGGAGCCGGCGCTATGGCGGCCTATCATGTTAAGGGCTTCAAACGTGCAGGTGCTTCTGTCCTGGCGGTTGCAGATTTTAATAAAGAAAAGGCGGAAAGCTTTGGCAGGGAATTCGGAATCAAAAAAACCTGCAAGACCCTGGAAGAGATGCTTCAGACTTTTCCTGAACTGGACGCTGTATCCATTGCCACTCCCAATAAATTTCATGCATCCCTGGCAATTGAAGCCTTGGAAAAGGGAAAGCACGTATACTGTGAGAAACCCCCTGCCAGAAATGCAAAGGAACTGCAGGGGATGATTCATGCAGCAGAGAATGCCAAAAAGATTCTGATGTTCGGATTCAATAACCGTGCCCGTCCCGAGGCGCAGGCCATGGCAACCTATATCAGGGAAGGGGTAACGGGGCGCATCAATTCGGCTCAGGCTACCTGGATCAGGCGAGCCGGTATTCCCGGATTCGGCGGGTGGTTTACCGATAAGGAACTTGCCGGGGGAGGTGCGGTCATCGATCTTCTGCATATGATCGATTTGGCCCTCTACTTCATGGGGCACCCCGAACCCCGTCAGGTTTTGGCCGTTACCTTTAATGATTTTATGGGGAATCCCCACTTTAAAGGCCCCTGGGGCGTTGCCGACGGAACAGGTAAGATGAATGTTGAAACGGCTTGTCATGCTATGGTTACGTTTCAGGATGGACGGTGCCTTTTGATCCGAAATTCCTGGGCCGAGATGAACGAACGGGAAGAGGTTTCCGTCACGTTTCAGGGGGCTAAGGCCGGGGGAGTGGTGGAAGGCCTCTTTGGCAGAGATGGATATGATGAAACCATCATGTACAGAAATTGCCTTTTTACCGAGGAATTCGGCCGCCAGGTTAATCGTGAAATCATCACGGAACGGGATGAAACAATGGGGAGAATTGCAAATGCCGAGAACTTCGTACAAGGTATTACTGGCGAAGCAGATGTATTGAACACTCCCTCTGAAGCACTTGTGTTGATGCGTATCATTGATGCCATCTATGAATCGGCTCGTACCTCACGGTGTATTTCCCTGTAA
- a CDS encoding glycosyltransferase family 2 protein: MRLPVVTVSVIVTVYNTAPYLERCLDSLLAQSLEDLEIIVIDDASTDGSRDIAERYAEIDTRIHCIPLSENTPGGTGIPSNIGIRQARGRYVGFTDGDDWVEPELFETLYRAAEENEADFSLCDFYTAPEGCEPIAAYDRHHWSGLALSAPIDLDEESRRALLLLSPVPWRKLYRRNFLLSQQLFFPEGEFFFEDTPFHFFTVLAARRVILIDKPLYYHRLFRTGQSMEGGGTKFLAFIAHFGFMADFITSRGLWDQHGIDFIIMMLNNAYWVWDRLGRKERKAFFLDCNRLLHAHPSEKKRRKRFLRRDQRIAFYIVYKNMIKVFSIYITLRKKGVDVYKKIMG; the protein is encoded by the coding sequence ATGAGGCTACCTGTTGTCACCGTTTCAGTCATCGTTACCGTATACAATACCGCGCCCTATCTTGAGCGCTGCCTCGACTCTCTGCTTGCACAGAGCCTTGAGGATCTGGAGATCATCGTCATAGACGATGCATCTACCGATGGGAGCCGTGACATTGCCGAGCGGTATGCCGAAATTGATACGCGCATCCATTGTATTCCGCTTTCCGAGAACACCCCGGGTGGTACAGGGATTCCGTCGAATATCGGCATTCGCCAGGCCCGGGGCCGCTACGTGGGGTTTACCGACGGCGACGACTGGGTTGAGCCTGAGCTTTTTGAAACCCTCTACCGGGCGGCAGAGGAGAATGAGGCGGACTTTTCCCTTTGTGATTTCTATACCGCACCGGAGGGATGTGAGCCCATTGCCGCCTACGACCGTCATCACTGGAGCGGCCTTGCCCTGTCGGCTCCCATCGACCTTGATGAGGAGAGCCGCAGGGCACTTCTTCTCCTCTCGCCCGTCCCCTGGCGTAAGCTCTATCGTCGGAATTTTCTTCTCAGTCAGCAGCTCTTCTTCCCCGAAGGGGAGTTTTTTTTTGAGGACACCCCCTTTCACTTCTTTACCGTCCTGGCTGCCCGCCGGGTTATCCTTATCGACAAGCCCCTTTACTACCATCGCCTCTTTCGGACAGGCCAATCCATGGAAGGGGGAGGTACCAAATTCCTCGCCTTCATCGCTCATTTCGGTTTTATGGCCGATTTCATCACTTCCCGTGGTCTCTGGGACCAACATGGGATAGACTTCATTATCATGATGCTGAATAATGCCTACTGGGTCTGGGACCGGCTTGGCCGCAAGGAACGAAAGGCCTTTTTCCTCGATTGTAACCGCCTGCTGCATGCCCATCCCTCTGAGAAAAAGCGCCGGAAACGATTCCTCCGAAGAGACCAAAGGATTGCATTTTACATTGTTTACAAAAATATGATAAAAGTGTTTAGTATCTATATTACCCTTCGCAAGAAAGGGGTGGATGTATATAAAAAAATCATGGGTTAG
- a CDS encoding acyltransferase, giving the protein MFLTKPVNKLAKSPNIRIIYLDILKIFSAFAVIMIHIFAPALNFYTNRLSDLEVAICEIIRYFFSWSVPCFVMITGALLLNQEKELSYKKLFTRYIPRIIYALLVFGIPYAWLEILYDEKIFAIEQIGQVFMNILTGNLWDHMWYLYMLIGLYLILPIIKLFVKMADEKSLSISIVVLFIFNSIVPWFQHRTNIAIGIQFPISSIYIFYLLCGYLFSKKDIRNIILPLILIIIPLIIDILIAFDIIRWLDYSNDFNYSSPLIVCMSIGFFLLVKQYKKQIPIVENLSRLCFCIYLIHPLFINIMYKLLRFNPNYYPVGIIMPILMITVTSLSLVCSYILYKIHFLRKYVL; this is encoded by the coding sequence ATGTTTTTAACTAAACCGGTAAATAAATTAGCAAAAAGCCCTAATATAAGAATAATATATCTAGATATACTAAAAATTTTCTCTGCCTTTGCAGTAATTATGATACATATTTTTGCTCCTGCTCTTAATTTCTATACTAATAGACTTTCTGATCTTGAAGTAGCGATTTGTGAAATTATTAGATACTTCTTTTCTTGGTCTGTGCCCTGCTTTGTAATGATAACAGGAGCATTATTATTGAATCAGGAAAAAGAGCTATCTTATAAAAAATTATTCACGCGGTATATACCGCGTATAATTTATGCTTTGTTAGTGTTTGGTATTCCATATGCCTGGTTAGAAATCCTTTATGATGAAAAGATATTTGCTATAGAACAAATAGGACAGGTTTTCATGAATATCCTAACAGGTAACTTATGGGATCATATGTGGTATTTGTATATGCTTATTGGTTTATATTTAATATTACCAATAATCAAACTCTTCGTGAAAATGGCAGATGAAAAAAGTTTAAGTATTAGCATCGTTGTGCTTTTTATCTTTAATAGTATAGTTCCATGGTTCCAACATCGAACAAATATAGCTATTGGAATACAATTTCCTATTTCATCAATTTATATTTTTTATTTGCTATGTGGGTATTTATTTTCGAAAAAGGATATCAGGAATATAATATTACCACTGATACTAATCATTATACCGCTCATTATTGATATTCTTATCGCTTTTGATATAATAAGATGGCTAGATTATTCTAACGATTTTAATTATAGTTCGCCGTTAATAGTTTGTATGTCGATAGGTTTCTTTCTTTTGGTAAAACAGTATAAAAAGCAAATACCAATAGTAGAAAACCTTTCTCGTCTGTGTTTTTGTATATATCTTATTCATCCATTGTTCATAAATATAATGTATAAGTTATTAAGATTTAATCCCAATTACTATCCCGTAGGTATTATTATGCCAATTTTAATGATAACAGTTACATCATTATCTTTAGTCTGTAGTTATATACTGTACAAAATTCATTTTTTAAGAAAATATGTTTTATGA
- a CDS encoding ABC transporter permease: MFFLVIKFFVKNWKKNMLAALLLTMLTFLFFIGNTILKESAEGLRNSYTENFTGDLAVFPQSEESLSIFGVNNPAIGEFFSIPVLKNRREIQDMLDANDKIDAYTFQLTGFAAMDIAGRRYQSLIFGVDPASYFSFFPGIEVTEGSTLRSQEKGLLLSEKQAQQIKRETGRSPSPGDMVMLSSLGEMGFRILELPLCGIYRNRGDIELLNEVVIADADTVRALNSVMVAGDFTPADDAVSLLDANTQLDDLFASQFIDEPEAAGGDLGELSIDELRKQLSSPRAKRQGEGSWNFMLLRTAAGTSSKAIARQLRPQLSALGAEPVLWHQAAGPAAMLVLLLQALFNGGYFLVMIAGIIGIANMFLVAVFRRTSDIGTLRAVGAEDRDIRLLVYGENVAVALASGTIGVFLASLLFGIVNSRALSIENSLVVALLGRSTFHFEPHLDTALVSILLSVASGLVASLFPVRKALQIEPVVAMRRG, from the coding sequence ATGTTCTTCCTGGTCATCAAATTCTTCGTGAAAAACTGGAAGAAGAATATGCTTGCCGCCCTTCTTCTTACGATGTTGACCTTTCTTTTTTTCATCGGCAATACCATCCTCAAGGAATCGGCAGAGGGGTTGCGGAACAGCTATACCGAGAATTTTACCGGCGACCTTGCAGTTTTTCCGCAGAGCGAGGAGTCCCTGAGCATCTTCGGGGTCAATAATCCCGCAATCGGGGAATTTTTCTCCATTCCGGTGTTAAAAAACCGCCGGGAGATCCAGGATATGCTGGATGCTAATGATAAAATCGACGCTTACACCTTTCAGCTCACCGGTTTCGCCGCCATGGATATTGCCGGCCGCCGTTACCAGAGCCTTATTTTTGGCGTTGATCCGGCCTCCTATTTTTCCTTCTTCCCCGGGATCGAGGTGACCGAGGGCTCCACGCTTCGTTCTCAGGAAAAGGGGCTGCTTCTTTCCGAAAAGCAGGCACAGCAGATCAAACGGGAGACCGGGCGCAGCCCCTCACCTGGTGATATGGTGATGCTCAGCTCCCTTGGGGAGATGGGCTTTCGCATTCTTGAGCTTCCTTTATGCGGGATCTATCGCAACCGCGGTGATATCGAACTGCTGAACGAGGTGGTTATAGCCGATGCCGATACTGTCCGGGCCTTGAACTCCGTCATGGTTGCCGGTGACTTTACTCCCGCGGATGACGCGGTCTCCCTGCTTGATGCGAATACACAGCTTGATGATCTCTTTGCTTCGCAGTTTATCGATGAACCGGAAGCGGCAGGTGGGGATCTTGGGGAGCTCTCCATCGATGAGCTGCGGAAGCAACTATCTTCCCCCAGAGCGAAGCGGCAGGGGGAGGGAAGCTGGAATTTTATGCTTCTTCGTACCGCTGCCGGCACCTCGTCCAAGGCCATTGCCAGGCAACTTCGCCCCCAGCTGTCGGCTCTCGGGGCCGAGCCGGTGCTCTGGCATCAGGCGGCCGGCCCTGCCGCCATGTTGGTCCTGCTGCTCCAGGCTCTTTTTAACGGAGGCTACTTTCTGGTGATGATAGCCGGGATTATCGGCATTGCCAACATGTTTCTCGTGGCCGTGTTCAGGCGTACTTCGGATATCGGAACCCTGAGGGCCGTCGGTGCCGAGGATCGTGATATCCGCCTGCTTGTCTACGGCGAGAATGTCGCGGTGGCTCTGGCCTCCGGAACAATCGGGGTGTTTCTTGCCTCTCTGCTTTTTGGGATAGTCAACAGTCGGGCCCTATCTATTGAGAATTCTCTTGTTGTGGCGTTGCTCGGTCGTTCGACCTTTCACTTCGAACCACATCTTGATACCGCCCTGGTAAGCATCCTCCTCTCCGTAGCGTCCGGCCTTGTAGCCTCTCTCTTTCCCGTTCGTAAAGCCCTGCAAATCGAGCCCGTTGTGGCCATGAGGAGGGGCTAA
- a CDS encoding ABC transporter ATP-binding protein, with protein sequence MITLDAITKGYQRGSSEVAALRGISIKIKKGDFVAVAGPSGSGKTTMMNIIGLLDRPSSGRLMIEGVPMDDLSRRERTRFRREHLGFIFQSFNLISVLSVFENVELPLIIARSPLSSSQRRKKVSEVIRRVGLDGREDHKPAELSGGQQQRVAIARALVTVPTLVIADEPTANLDSATGERILSLMKEINRNNGTTFLFSTHDPVIRDMADHVILLHDGNVEREILGSER encoded by the coding sequence ATGATCACACTCGACGCTATTACCAAAGGCTATCAGCGGGGCAGTTCAGAAGTGGCGGCTCTCAGAGGAATTTCGATCAAGATCAAGAAGGGTGATTTTGTCGCCGTCGCCGGCCCCTCGGGATCGGGGAAGACCACCATGATGAATATCATCGGTCTTCTCGACCGACCTTCCTCCGGACGGCTCATGATCGAAGGTGTCCCGATGGATGATCTTTCCCGCCGTGAGCGTACCCGATTCCGGCGGGAGCATCTCGGCTTCATCTTTCAATCCTTCAACCTCATATCGGTCCTATCGGTTTTTGAAAATGTCGAATTGCCTCTTATCATCGCCCGCTCTCCCCTTTCTTCTTCTCAGCGGCGGAAGAAGGTAAGCGAGGTAATTAGGAGGGTAGGGCTCGACGGCAGGGAGGACCATAAACCCGCAGAGCTCTCCGGCGGACAGCAGCAGCGGGTAGCCATTGCCAGGGCACTGGTGACGGTTCCCACCCTCGTCATTGCCGATGAACCCACGGCAAACCTTGATTCGGCAACCGGGGAGAGGATCCTTTCGCTTATGAAAGAGATCAACCGGAATAACGGTACCACCTTCCTCTTTTCCACCCACGATCCGGTGATCAGGGACATGGCCGATCATGTGATTCTTCTCCACGACGGCAATGTCGAACGAGAGATCCTTGGAAGCGAGCGATAG
- a CDS encoding sugar phosphate isomerase/epimerase family protein: MKRLITLASGQFGDLGLEELCALAQKMGYDGLELATHAHFDVQKALHDESYIPYVQQTLAKYGLACRAISAHLTGQCVCDLWDERLDNFAPSRLAGQPEAIRAWAIEEMKDTARAAQAFGVDVVNGFTGSPIWARWYSYPQTSAQMIDDGFKLVYDLWTPIFDVFDACGVTFALEVHPTEIAFDYYTTERLLELFEYRPTLGLNYDPSHLLWQGVDEVGFVRDFAQRVYHVHMKDVKMQKNDRAGILGSFLPFGDTRRAWDFVSIGHGDVDFDGIIRELNRAGYTGPLSVEWEDSGMDRETGATESCAYIKRMNFSPSSIAFDSALKNE, encoded by the coding sequence ATGAAACGACTGATAACATTGGCCTCCGGGCAATTTGGTGATCTGGGACTTGAAGAGCTCTGTGCTCTTGCCCAAAAGATGGGATATGACGGGCTTGAGCTTGCCACACATGCACATTTTGATGTGCAGAAGGCTTTGCATGATGAAAGCTATATCCCTTATGTACAGCAAACTTTGGCAAAATACGGTCTTGCATGTCGGGCCATCAGTGCTCATCTTACGGGGCAGTGTGTCTGTGACCTCTGGGATGAGCGGCTGGATAACTTTGCCCCTTCCAGGCTGGCGGGACAGCCCGAGGCAATCAGGGCCTGGGCCATTGAGGAGATGAAGGACACGGCCCGTGCCGCTCAGGCCTTTGGGGTTGATGTTGTCAATGGATTTACCGGTTCACCGATCTGGGCCCGGTGGTACTCCTATCCCCAGACCTCGGCCCAGATGATTGACGATGGGTTTAAGCTTGTCTATGACCTCTGGACCCCTATTTTTGATGTATTTGATGCCTGCGGGGTTACATTCGCCTTGGAGGTCCATCCGACGGAGATCGCCTTCGACTATTATACGACAGAAAGATTGCTCGAACTTTTTGAATACCGGCCGACTCTCGGGCTGAATTATGATCCGAGCCATCTGCTGTGGCAGGGCGTTGATGAGGTTGGATTTGTCAGGGACTTTGCGCAGCGAGTCTATCATGTTCATATGAAAGACGTAAAGATGCAGAAAAACGACCGGGCAGGCATTCTCGGCTCCTTTCTCCCCTTTGGGGATACAAGGCGGGCATGGGATTTTGTCTCCATTGGCCATGGAGATGTCGATTTTGATGGTATCATTAGGGAACTTAACCGGGCCGGGTATACGGGGCCTCTCTCTGTTGAATGGGAGGATTCTGGTATGGACCGCGAAACCGGCGCGACAGAGAGTTGTGCCTATATAAAGCGAATGAATTTCTCCCCTTCATCCATTGCTTTTGACAGTGCTTTGAAAAACGAGTGA